A stretch of the Bacillus licheniformis DSM 13 = ATCC 14580 genome encodes the following:
- a CDS encoding glycoside hydrolase family 32 protein, with amino-acid sequence MKKAVYKRISILTVCLGIFIMIFLSVRETEKKGESPDTPEYRAAFHLTTPDKWKNDPQKPVYFNGEYHYYYLYNRDYPDGNGTEWRHAVSDDLVHWQDKGVAIPKYTNKNGDPWSGSVVVDSKNTAGFGKGTIVAVMTQPSANDGKEEQFLWYSQNGGKTFKPYGEEPVLPNPGTVDFRDPKVIWDEQDDKWVMALAEGTKVGFYESQNLKEWRYTGSFQTENIGIIECPDLYKMRADDGTYKWVLGASANGKGTGKPNTYAYWTGSFNGNEFTADEAEPQWLDYGFDWYAGVTFEDGETNDPYEKRYALAWMNNWDYANRTPTWKDGFNGTDSIVRQIRLKHKGGDRYSLASHPIDQLDELTESADELDRIEVNGSKTLQIKGNTYQLEADISWDDLKNAGFRLRESADRKRHIDVGISAEGGYSYVNRGFTGQPDSTRTYLESKAPFDPEKKRVHFTIIVDQNTVEAFIDDGETTHSNLAFPDMNDTGITLFSENGTAVFENLKIKHLRSIRD; translated from the coding sequence TTGAAGAAGGCAGTATATAAGCGGATCAGCATTTTAACTGTTTGTCTTGGAATCTTCATCATGATATTTCTTTCAGTCCGGGAAACAGAAAAAAAGGGAGAATCTCCGGATACACCGGAATATCGTGCAGCTTTCCATTTGACAACCCCTGACAAATGGAAAAACGACCCTCAAAAACCCGTCTATTTCAATGGAGAATATCATTACTACTACCTCTATAACCGAGACTATCCGGACGGCAATGGAACAGAGTGGCGCCACGCAGTATCAGATGATCTCGTCCACTGGCAGGATAAAGGGGTTGCCATTCCGAAATATACGAATAAAAATGGCGATCCCTGGTCCGGTTCTGTCGTTGTCGACTCAAAAAACACAGCCGGCTTCGGCAAAGGGACGATCGTGGCGGTTATGACGCAGCCGTCGGCCAATGACGGGAAGGAAGAGCAATTTTTATGGTACAGCCAAAATGGAGGAAAAACATTTAAACCTTACGGTGAAGAGCCGGTCTTGCCTAATCCGGGCACCGTCGATTTCAGAGATCCGAAAGTGATCTGGGATGAACAGGATGATAAATGGGTGATGGCGCTGGCTGAAGGAACGAAAGTCGGCTTTTACGAATCGCAAAACCTTAAGGAATGGCGTTATACAGGTAGTTTTCAAACAGAAAATATCGGCATCATCGAATGTCCGGATCTGTATAAGATGCGGGCGGATGACGGAACATATAAATGGGTTCTTGGAGCAAGCGCCAACGGGAAAGGGACCGGCAAGCCGAATACTTATGCATACTGGACAGGCAGCTTCAACGGCAACGAATTTACGGCAGACGAAGCAGAACCCCAGTGGCTTGATTACGGATTTGACTGGTATGCGGGCGTGACATTTGAGGACGGCGAAACGAACGATCCGTACGAGAAACGCTATGCTTTGGCGTGGATGAATAACTGGGATTATGCAAACCGGACGCCAACATGGAAAGACGGTTTTAACGGAACCGATTCGATCGTCCGGCAAATTCGGCTTAAACATAAAGGCGGAGATCGATACAGCCTCGCCTCTCATCCAATCGATCAATTGGATGAATTAACCGAATCTGCCGATGAATTGGATCGCATCGAAGTGAACGGATCAAAAACGCTGCAGATTAAGGGGAATACCTATCAGCTTGAGGCAGATATCTCTTGGGACGACCTTAAAAATGCGGGTTTCAGGCTCAGAGAATCCGCGGACCGAAAACGCCATATCGATGTTGGAATTTCGGCTGAAGGCGGATATTCTTATGTGAACAGAGGATTTACGGGACAGCCTGACAGCACCCGCACCTATTTGGAAAGCAAAGCACCGTTTGATCCGGAAAAAAAACGGGTCCATTTCACAATTATCGTAGATCAAAACACTGTCGAAGCATTTATTGATGACGGCGAAACGACGCATTCAAACCTTGCATTTCCCGACATGAATGATACAGGCATCACACTCTTTAGCGAAAATGGAACGGCCGTCTTTGAAAATCTTAAGATCAAACATTTGCGTTCAATCCGCGATTAA
- a CDS encoding TM2 domain-containing protein, producing MGYVNLDKSNLTDQQRLVVASELQNKKKSKLIVFLLWWFLGGVAAHRFYLDERKGYAVAMLLLGWITLFIWPFIDGIICLVKTTDEVNEEIEQKIIASVLSKPAS from the coding sequence ATGGGTTATGTGAACTTGGACAAGAGTAACCTGACAGATCAGCAGAGGCTTGTCGTGGCTTCAGAGCTGCAAAATAAGAAGAAATCGAAGCTGATTGTATTTCTTTTATGGTGGTTTCTCGGAGGCGTTGCCGCTCACAGATTTTATCTGGACGAGAGAAAAGGCTACGCTGTAGCCATGTTGCTTCTCGGCTGGATTACATTATTCATTTGGCCTTTTATTGACGGCATTATCTGCCTTGTCAAAACAACGGACGAAGTAAATGAAGAAATCGAACAAAAGATTATAGCTTCCGTATTATCTAAACCTGCATCATGA
- the clpP gene encoding ATP-dependent Clp endopeptidase proteolytic subunit ClpP yields the protein MNLIPTVIEQTNRGERAYDIYSRLLKDRIIMLGSAIDDNVANSIVSQLLFLEAEDPEKDISIYINSPGGSITAGMAIYDTMQFIKPQVSTICTGMAASMGAFLLAAGEKGKRYALPNSEVMIHQPLGGAQGQATEIEIAAKRILSLRDKLNKILAERTGQPLEVIERDTDRDNFKTAEEAKEYGLIDKVLTRNIDAQK from the coding sequence ATGAATTTAATACCTACAGTCATTGAACAGACGAACCGCGGGGAAAGAGCGTATGACATTTACTCACGCTTGTTGAAAGACCGTATCATTATGCTGGGATCAGCAATCGATGACAATGTTGCGAACTCCATCGTATCTCAGCTTCTATTCCTTGAAGCCGAAGATCCAGAAAAAGATATCAGCATCTATATCAACAGCCCTGGCGGCTCCATCACAGCCGGTATGGCGATTTATGACACCATGCAGTTTATTAAACCGCAAGTCTCCACGATTTGTACGGGAATGGCGGCATCCATGGGTGCGTTCCTTCTTGCAGCCGGCGAGAAAGGGAAGCGCTACGCTCTTCCAAACAGTGAAGTCATGATCCACCAGCCGCTTGGCGGAGCGCAGGGTCAGGCGACTGAAATTGAAATTGCCGCGAAACGCATTCTTTCATTGCGCGACAAGCTGAACAAAATCCTTGCAGAGCGCACTGGGCAGCCGCTTGAAGTAATCGAGCGCGATACAGACCGCGACAACTTCAAAACGGCTGAAGAAGCAAAAGAATACGGCCTGATTGATAAAGTGCTTACACGCAATATCGACGCACAGAAGTAA
- a CDS encoding TIGR00730 family Rossman fold protein, whose amino-acid sequence MKTVCVYSGSNMGADPEYKKKAAELGVYIAEKGLRLVYGGSRMGLMGVIADTVLENGGEVVGVMPKGLFTGEIVHQQLTELIEVSGMHERKAKMSELADGFIAMPGGFGTFEELFEVLCWAQIGIHQKPIGLYNVNGYFEPLLKMLEYSVQEGFSNKSHLELIHASASPAELIGNMNDYRYPVLEKKWKDL is encoded by the coding sequence GTGAAAACGGTATGCGTATATTCAGGATCAAATATGGGGGCGGACCCGGAGTACAAGAAGAAAGCTGCAGAGCTTGGCGTTTATATTGCCGAGAAGGGGCTTCGCCTTGTTTACGGAGGATCGAGAATGGGATTGATGGGCGTGATTGCGGATACCGTATTGGAAAACGGCGGGGAAGTCGTCGGCGTTATGCCGAAAGGCCTTTTTACAGGGGAAATCGTTCATCAGCAGTTGACGGAGCTGATCGAAGTGAGCGGCATGCATGAGCGCAAAGCGAAAATGAGTGAATTAGCTGACGGCTTTATCGCGATGCCCGGAGGCTTCGGCACGTTTGAAGAGCTGTTTGAAGTGCTCTGCTGGGCGCAGATCGGCATCCATCAAAAGCCGATCGGACTTTACAATGTGAACGGCTATTTTGAACCCCTTCTTAAAATGCTCGAATACAGCGTTCAAGAAGGCTTTTCGAACAAATCGCACCTTGAGCTGATTCATGCTTCGGCAAGCCCTGCGGAGTTGATCGGGAACATGAATGATTATCGCTACCCTGTCCTCGAGAAAAAGTGGAAGGATTTATAG
- a CDS encoding MazG nucleotide pyrophosphohydrolase domain-containing protein, whose amino-acid sequence MTITDAEQWTKAFYRERGWSEYGPFIRMGFLMEEAGELARAVRAYEIGRDRPDEAKRPAAELKKELIEEMGDVMGNLIMLAGIYGVSLEDMMDAHRCKLTERFAGEHHQDQ is encoded by the coding sequence ATGACAATCACAGACGCGGAGCAATGGACAAAGGCATTTTACAGGGAAAGAGGATGGAGCGAATACGGACCTTTCATCAGGATGGGATTTTTAATGGAAGAGGCTGGCGAACTGGCGAGAGCGGTTAGAGCATACGAAATCGGAAGGGACCGTCCTGACGAAGCAAAACGGCCGGCTGCTGAACTGAAAAAAGAACTGATCGAAGAAATGGGCGATGTAATGGGGAATTTGATCATGCTTGCCGGCATATACGGTGTTTCATTGGAAGACATGATGGATGCCCATCGCTGCAAACTGACGGAACGATTTGCAGGAGAGCATCATCAAGATCAATGA
- a CDS encoding HD domain-containing protein, which translates to MKINDRLYGEADLEPVLTDLIRSKAVQRLKGIHQGGASFLVNPAWNISRCEHSIGVMLLIRRLGGSLEEQIAGLLHDVSHTAFSHVADDVFNMENEDYHEQMFRQWVKQSDISGILHTYGFHDEDILYDEQKWTLLEQPAPSLCADRIDYTLRDSLAYGFGDPVEIGRFLETGLTVAEGEICCTSAEHAEWFARLYYQEVIDFFMNPLNIYALCTLSQMLKEALDMRVIAGRDFFKTDTELLAMLKQKARFRETLVKLSTASKRVKQGDEGDFTFHQTLKVRWIDPKVAVNGRKIPASTLSKNVLLMKETAIAAMKKGAYVKAAQ; encoded by the coding sequence ATCAAGATCAATGACCGCCTTTACGGGGAGGCAGATTTGGAGCCTGTGCTGACAGACCTCATTCGTTCAAAAGCCGTTCAGCGTCTGAAAGGGATTCATCAGGGCGGGGCCTCTTTTCTCGTCAATCCCGCATGGAACATCAGCCGCTGTGAGCACAGCATCGGAGTTATGCTTTTGATCCGCAGGCTTGGCGGAAGCCTGGAAGAGCAAATTGCAGGTTTGCTCCACGATGTTTCCCATACGGCATTTTCCCATGTGGCTGATGATGTATTTAACATGGAAAACGAAGATTACCATGAACAGATGTTTCGGCAATGGGTCAAGCAATCTGATATCTCCGGGATTCTGCATACATACGGATTCCATGATGAAGACATCTTATATGACGAGCAAAAATGGACGCTGCTGGAGCAGCCGGCTCCTTCATTATGTGCGGATCGCATCGATTACACGCTTCGCGACTCTTTAGCCTATGGATTTGGCGATCCGGTAGAGATTGGACGATTTTTAGAAACTGGATTGACCGTTGCTGAAGGCGAAATCTGCTGCACTTCGGCAGAGCATGCCGAATGGTTCGCCCGCCTTTACTATCAAGAAGTGATTGACTTCTTTATGAATCCCCTCAATATATATGCGCTCTGTACCCTCAGCCAAATGCTGAAAGAGGCGCTTGACATGCGTGTTATTGCGGGGCGCGATTTTTTCAAAACCGACACGGAACTGCTTGCGATGCTAAAGCAAAAAGCGCGCTTCCGGGAAACGCTGGTAAAGCTCAGCACAGCGAGCAAGCGCGTTAAACAAGGCGACGAAGGCGATTTTACTTTTCATCAAACATTAAAGGTGAGATGGATCGATCCAAAAGTCGCTGTTAACGGAAGAAAAATCCCCGCCTCCACACTTTCAAAGAACGTCCTTCTGATGAAAGAAACGGCAATAGCCGCCATGAAAAAAGGCGCATATGTAAAAGCAGCCCAATAA
- a CDS encoding SulP family inorganic anion transporter, protein MLRFSGRFEGYSLKRFQKDIVAGMVVGVVAIPLGMAFAIASGVKPEHGLYTVIVAGILISLLGGSKYQIGGPTGAFVPILFAIVLQYGFENLLIAGFMAGVILVILGLLKLGKIIKFIPRPVIIGFTAGIAVIIFTGEIAKFLGLRNVEKHESFYMNMREVVINLNTLSFYSILTAVVSLFFVLFTPKVLPKVPGALAGLLVSTVMATMLFPEQVVTIGSAYGEIPRSLPSFQFPELSLEKIIYLMPPALAIAMLGGIESLLSAMVADNMKGTRHDSNKELVGQGIANIAAPLFGGIPATGAIARTATNIKTGAASPISGIVHGVFVLLVLLLFAPYASLIPLASMSPILMVVAWNMSERKEFINILKIRNSDSAVLVVTFLLTVWQDLVFGVAAGILLAIITFIARMSKSFRIKKDVSESIVQSAAAAEEKHFQRSVSIYSVEGPLFFGSSNSLEDSILDKGHPPKLLILLMNKVDYMDSSAEGSLMTIVNRVHQQNGKVMIVGLQQQPRELLHKTGLFHKIGKKHFVDRPEQIFDVT, encoded by the coding sequence ATGTTACGATTTTCAGGCAGATTTGAAGGATACAGCCTTAAGCGGTTTCAAAAAGATATTGTAGCAGGAATGGTCGTTGGAGTCGTCGCGATTCCGCTTGGCATGGCTTTTGCTATAGCCTCGGGGGTGAAACCGGAACACGGTCTTTACACAGTGATTGTCGCCGGTATTTTGATTTCGCTTCTCGGCGGGTCGAAATACCAGATTGGCGGACCGACAGGGGCCTTTGTCCCGATCCTGTTCGCTATTGTGCTCCAATACGGATTTGAGAATCTGCTGATTGCCGGTTTTATGGCCGGAGTGATTCTGGTCATATTAGGGCTGCTAAAACTCGGCAAGATCATCAAATTTATTCCGCGGCCGGTGATCATCGGATTTACGGCCGGAATCGCGGTGATTATTTTCACCGGAGAAATCGCCAAGTTTTTAGGCTTGAGAAATGTCGAGAAGCATGAGAGTTTTTATATGAATATGAGAGAGGTTGTCATCAACCTGAATACGCTCAGCTTTTACAGCATTTTGACGGCTGTCGTATCGCTCTTCTTTGTGCTGTTTACGCCAAAGGTTCTGCCGAAAGTGCCGGGAGCGCTCGCAGGCTTGCTTGTATCAACGGTCATGGCCACGATGCTGTTTCCCGAACAGGTGGTGACGATCGGATCAGCTTACGGCGAAATTCCGCGCAGCTTGCCGAGCTTTCAATTTCCTGAGTTGTCATTGGAAAAAATCATTTACCTGATGCCTCCCGCTCTTGCGATTGCAATGCTCGGAGGAATCGAATCGCTGCTTTCCGCGATGGTGGCAGACAATATGAAGGGGACAAGGCATGACAGCAATAAAGAACTTGTCGGCCAAGGAATTGCGAACATCGCCGCACCGCTGTTCGGCGGTATTCCGGCGACAGGTGCGATTGCCCGTACGGCGACCAATATTAAAACGGGCGCTGCTTCTCCGATTTCAGGTATCGTACACGGTGTGTTCGTTTTATTGGTTCTGCTTTTGTTTGCGCCATACGCTTCCCTTATCCCGCTTGCAAGCATGTCGCCGATTTTGATGGTGGTTGCTTGGAATATGAGTGAGCGGAAAGAGTTTATAAATATTTTGAAAATTAGAAATTCAGACTCTGCCGTGCTTGTCGTCACATTTCTTTTAACCGTTTGGCAGGATCTTGTGTTTGGGGTGGCGGCCGGGATCCTGCTGGCGATCATCACCTTTATCGCCAGAATGAGCAAGTCGTTCCGCATTAAAAAAGATGTGTCTGAATCGATCGTCCAGTCGGCAGCTGCAGCGGAAGAAAAGCATTTTCAACGCTCTGTCAGCATCTATTCGGTTGAAGGCCCGCTGTTTTTCGGCTCATCGAATTCATTGGAGGATTCAATTTTGGACAAAGGCCACCCGCCAAAACTCCTCATCCTGCTGATGAATAAAGTAGACTACATGGACTCTTCCGCAGAAGGCAGCCTGATGACGATCGTCAACCGTGTCCACCAGCAAAACGGGAAAGTGATGATCGTGGGTCTTCAGCAGCAGCCGCGTGAGCTTCTTCATAAAACAGGGCTGTTTCATAAGATCGGCAAAAAGCATTTTGTCGACAGGCCTGAACAAATATTTGACGTGACATAA
- a CDS encoding beta-class carbonic anhydrase, translating into MAILTSILKHNQSFVEEKGYEFYETTKFPEKKLVILTCMDTRLLELLHHAMGLKNGDAKIIKNAGAVVSHPFGSVMRSILVAVYELQAEEVCVIGHHECGMASLNASSILQKAKQRGVDDGCLELLQHSGIDLDTWMTGFDSVEDSVSHSVNMIRKHPLLSSDVPVHGLVIDPKTGRLDVVEDGYSREDVSLSEVR; encoded by the coding sequence ATGGCGATTTTAACTTCCATTTTGAAGCACAATCAGTCTTTTGTAGAGGAAAAGGGGTACGAGTTTTACGAAACGACGAAATTTCCTGAGAAAAAACTTGTGATTTTGACATGCATGGACACGCGTTTATTAGAACTGCTCCATCATGCAATGGGTTTAAAAAATGGAGACGCAAAAATCATTAAGAATGCGGGAGCCGTTGTTTCTCACCCTTTTGGAAGCGTCATGCGCAGCATTCTTGTGGCTGTCTATGAGCTGCAGGCTGAAGAAGTCTGCGTGATCGGCCACCATGAGTGCGGAATGGCAAGCCTGAACGCTTCATCTATCCTTCAAAAGGCCAAACAGCGGGGTGTCGATGATGGCTGTCTCGAACTCCTGCAGCATTCGGGCATCGATTTGGACACATGGATGACGGGCTTTGACAGCGTTGAAGACAGCGTCAGCCACAGTGTGAACATGATCCGGAAACATCCGCTCTTGTCTTCAGACGTTCCGGTGCACGGATTGGTGATTGATCCAAAGACCGGCCGTTTGGATGTTGTTGAAGATGGTTATTCACGTGAAGACGTTTCGCTTTCGGAAGTGCGATGA
- a CDS encoding 2-hydroxyacid dehydrogenase: protein MKPFVYVTKPVPKEIEEMLAEHCEYEIWTSRERIPRTTLLEKIKEADGLLTSGTKIDRELLSNALKLKIVSNNSVGYDNFDIEAMKEKSVIGTHTPYILDDTVADLAFGLILSSARRIAELDRYVREGKWTKSEDDESLFGSDVHHRTLGIIGMGRIGEQVAKRAALGFDMEVLYYSRSRKPDTEKKTGAVYTGFHELLERSDFIVLVTPLTDETYRLIGEAEFKKMKPSSIFINISRGKTVDEQALIQALKEGWIKGAGLDVFEKEPIEKDNPLLSLSNVTLVPHIGSSTHVTHVNMLKSAVQNLIDGLQGKRPKDIVKELR from the coding sequence ATGAAACCGTTTGTATATGTCACAAAACCGGTCCCAAAAGAAATCGAAGAGATGCTCGCTGAACATTGCGAATATGAAATTTGGACTTCGCGCGAGCGTATTCCCAGAACGACCCTGCTCGAGAAAATCAAGGAAGCGGACGGCCTTTTGACCTCAGGAACAAAAATTGACCGTGAATTATTATCCAATGCACTGAAGTTAAAAATCGTCAGCAACAATTCCGTCGGCTATGACAACTTTGATATTGAAGCAATGAAAGAAAAATCGGTCATCGGCACCCATACGCCATATATTCTTGACGACACAGTCGCAGACCTTGCTTTCGGTCTGATCCTTTCCTCAGCTCGGCGAATCGCCGAGCTCGACCGCTACGTCCGCGAGGGAAAATGGACCAAATCAGAGGACGATGAAAGCTTGTTCGGATCTGATGTCCATCACCGGACGCTCGGCATCATCGGAATGGGACGAATCGGCGAACAAGTCGCCAAACGGGCGGCCTTGGGTTTTGATATGGAAGTGCTCTATTACAGCCGCAGCCGCAAACCCGATACAGAGAAAAAAACCGGCGCGGTTTATACGGGCTTTCATGAGCTGTTGGAGCGCTCGGATTTCATTGTTCTGGTCACACCGCTCACGGATGAGACATACCGCCTCATCGGCGAAGCAGAATTCAAAAAAATGAAACCGTCGTCCATTTTCATCAACATCTCCCGCGGTAAAACAGTTGACGAACAAGCGTTGATTCAAGCGCTGAAAGAAGGATGGATTAAAGGAGCCGGACTTGATGTATTTGAAAAAGAGCCGATTGAAAAAGACAATCCGCTCCTAAGCCTTTCCAATGTAACCCTTGTTCCCCACATTGGATCATCCACCCATGTCACACACGTCAACATGCTGAAAAGCGCCGTTCAAAACCTGATTGACGGTCTTCAGGGCAAACGGCCAAAAGATATAGTCAAAGAACTGAGATAA
- a CDS encoding flavin reductase family protein has translation MEQNSKIIQPSILYYGTPVILLSTMNEDGSTNLSPLSSSWALGDSIVLGIGTEGKALENLERHAGCVINVPDSSLWRNVERLASYTGKRFVPEEKKRLGFTYLKEKFEAGGFTAADSLAVKPERVADCPLQIEAEAVNIRIPEHSPYFAVIETKVLHVHAHEAILKGEHHIDPQKWEPLIYLFRHYFGLGGELGKTFRA, from the coding sequence ATGGAACAAAACAGCAAAATTATTCAGCCAAGCATTTTATATTACGGAACACCAGTCATTTTACTCAGCACAATGAACGAAGACGGTTCCACGAATCTCAGCCCGCTGTCATCTTCTTGGGCGCTCGGGGATTCGATCGTACTCGGTATTGGAACCGAAGGTAAAGCATTGGAAAATTTAGAGAGGCATGCTGGATGCGTTATCAATGTGCCGGATTCATCTTTATGGAGAAATGTAGAACGGCTGGCTTCCTATACCGGCAAACGATTCGTTCCGGAAGAAAAAAAGCGGCTCGGCTTTACTTACCTTAAGGAGAAATTTGAAGCCGGCGGATTTACGGCCGCGGATTCCTTGGCAGTGAAACCTGAAAGAGTCGCCGATTGCCCGCTTCAAATTGAAGCGGAAGCTGTCAACATTCGCATTCCGGAACATTCCCCGTATTTTGCCGTCATTGAAACAAAAGTGCTTCATGTGCACGCACATGAAGCGATTTTAAAAGGGGAACACCACATCGATCCTCAAAAATGGGAACCTTTGATTTATCTTTTCAGACACTATTTTGGCTTAGGAGGAGAGCTTGGCAAAACGTTCCGCGCCTGA
- a CDS encoding ArsR/SmtB family transcription factor gives MNVNPNIAEVAKLVTDPSRAAILTALLDDRYYTATELAGYAGIKQQTASFHLSKLLDAEMLTCRKQGRHRYYRLKNGKIAQSLETLLNIAPPAEIRSFRQSAEDRAVRKARTCYDHLAGSLGVTLADRLVEMGVLKEEETAFTVTEEGEAFLKELGIDVREVKKKRRSFCHKCLDWSERRHHIAGALGSALLDAFIRMGWIERRPHTRAVAVTPAGAKELYRLFHISIEKN, from the coding sequence ATGAACGTGAATCCAAATATCGCCGAGGTCGCCAAGCTTGTCACCGATCCGTCGCGGGCGGCGATTTTAACCGCATTGCTTGATGACCGGTATTATACGGCTACCGAGCTGGCCGGATATGCGGGAATCAAGCAGCAGACAGCAAGCTTTCACCTTTCCAAGCTGCTTGACGCCGAGATGCTGACATGCAGGAAGCAAGGACGCCACCGCTATTACAGGCTCAAAAACGGAAAGATTGCACAATCGCTGGAGACCCTGCTTAACATAGCGCCCCCTGCGGAAATTCGCTCTTTCCGGCAGTCAGCTGAAGATCGGGCGGTCAGAAAAGCGCGCACATGCTATGATCACCTGGCTGGATCGCTCGGCGTCACACTTGCGGATCGGCTCGTGGAGATGGGCGTATTGAAAGAAGAAGAGACGGCTTTTACAGTGACTGAAGAAGGGGAAGCATTTTTGAAAGAGCTTGGCATCGATGTCAGGGAAGTCAAAAAGAAACGGCGCTCTTTTTGCCATAAATGCCTGGATTGGAGTGAAAGACGGCATCACATTGCCGGCGCCTTAGGCTCCGCATTGCTCGATGCCTTCATCCGCATGGGCTGGATCGAGCGGCGCCCGCATACACGGGCCGTTGCAGTCACGCCCGCCGGCGCAAAGGAACTTTACCGCCTATTTCATATTTCCATTGAAAAGAACTGA
- a CDS encoding ribonuclease: protein MKKILSTLALGFVLALGFLAGNLFTSSAEGPQAEKGGTVQSNEVINTFEGVADYIVKYGRLPDNFITKAEASKLGWDPQKGNLAEVAPGKSIGGDIFQNREKLLPDASGRVWREADINYTSGFRGSDRIVYSNDRLVYKTTDHYKTFTRMR, encoded by the coding sequence GTGAAAAAAATATTATCAACTCTTGCGCTTGGGTTTGTTCTCGCGCTGGGCTTTCTGGCGGGGAACCTTTTTACAAGCTCAGCTGAAGGGCCGCAGGCAGAAAAAGGCGGCACCGTTCAGTCAAATGAAGTCATCAATACATTTGAAGGTGTTGCCGACTATATTGTGAAATACGGCAGGCTGCCTGACAACTTCATCACAAAAGCCGAGGCGTCAAAATTAGGCTGGGATCCGCAAAAAGGCAATCTGGCAGAAGTAGCGCCTGGAAAAAGCATCGGCGGCGATATCTTTCAAAACAGGGAAAAGCTGCTTCCAGATGCATCCGGACGCGTATGGAGAGAAGCCGACATCAACTATACATCGGGATTCCGGGGGTCAGACCGGATCGTCTATTCTAACGACAGACTGGTTTATAAAACGACTGACCACTATAAAACGTTTACGAGAATGAGATGA
- a CDS encoding barstar family protein translates to MKQVTLKGEKIRSVSDLHKELKEQLELPDYYGENLDALWDCLTGWVGMPLLIEWKNVEKSRIYLGDQAEAYLQLFREAEETLDGFQLKTEG, encoded by the coding sequence ATGAAACAAGTCACTTTAAAAGGAGAAAAGATCAGAAGTGTATCAGATCTTCACAAAGAATTAAAAGAACAGCTGGAGCTTCCTGACTACTATGGCGAAAATCTTGATGCGCTGTGGGATTGTCTGACCGGCTGGGTCGGCATGCCTTTGCTGATAGAGTGGAAGAATGTCGAGAAAAGCCGGATTTACTTGGGCGATCAAGCCGAGGCATATTTGCAGCTTTTTCGCGAAGCCGAAGAAACACTGGACGGCTTTCAGCTGAAAACAGAAGGATGA
- a CDS encoding arylamine N-acetyltransferase family protein: MTTMLDSLFKRIGYKPGQQVTFADLPEFLSLLALQFPFENGAVLRNERISMTKTELTEALLNNKRGGLCYDLNAFLYYVLTELGFSVHMVRGTVFNAKEQAWALTGTHVAVILREGDETYLLDTGFGINLPLAPVPFSGEPVPSKTGAYRIRETKTDKGDYLLEMDKGDGWQIGYAFSLTPIDEAVLTCVRDAIFDEKASPFNKNPLASKLIKDGKLILTKDHFTKQTGGGLTKEDVNAGDFQTIFVHSFFD, translated from the coding sequence TGCCGACTTGCCCGAGTTTTTATCGCTGCTGGCTTTGCAGTTTCCATTTGAAAATGGCGCGGTTTTAAGAAACGAACGGATTTCGATGACGAAAACAGAGCTGACGGAAGCCTTGCTGAACAATAAAAGGGGCGGTTTATGCTATGATTTGAACGCTTTTCTTTACTATGTGCTGACAGAGCTCGGCTTTTCCGTTCACATGGTCCGCGGAACGGTATTTAATGCAAAAGAGCAGGCGTGGGCGCTGACGGGAACGCATGTCGCCGTAATTCTGCGGGAAGGTGATGAAACCTATCTGCTGGACACTGGATTCGGCATCAACCTGCCGCTTGCACCCGTTCCGTTCTCAGGTGAACCTGTCCCCTCAAAAACAGGAGCTTACCGTATCAGGGAAACAAAGACGGATAAAGGGGATTACCTTCTTGAAATGGATAAGGGAGATGGGTGGCAGATCGGCTATGCATTTTCGCTGACGCCAATCGATGAAGCTGTGCTTACATGCGTGCGGGATGCAATTTTCGATGAGAAGGCGTCGCCTTTTAATAAAAACCCGCTCGCTTCCAAGCTGATAAAGGACGGAAAGTTAATTTTGACGAAGGATCACTTCACAAAGCAGACAGGGGGCGGTTTGACGAAAGAGGATGTGAATGCAGGAGATTTCCAAACCATTTTCGTTCATTCATTTTTTGACTGA